From Juglans regia cultivar Chandler chromosome 6, Walnut 2.0, whole genome shotgun sequence, the proteins below share one genomic window:
- the LOC108984681 gene encoding agamous-like MADS-box protein MADS9 codes for MGRGKIEIKRIENSSNRQVTYSKRRNGIIKKAKEISVLCDAKVSLVILGSSGKMHEYCSPSTSLVDLLEDYHKQSGKIRLWDAKHENLSNEIDRIKKENDNMQIELRHLKGEDISSMNDAKELVLLEEALENGLSSIRERKMDFLKMAKKNEKILEEENKHLNLILHQQEIAMGTISRDVADDYEQRVIRDYNSQMPFAFRVQPIQPNLQERM; via the exons ATGGGGAGAGGCAAGATTGAGATCAAGAGGATAGAGAACTCAAGCAACAGGCAGGTCACCTACTCAAAGAGGAGGAATGGGATCATAAAGAAGGCCAAGGAAATCAGTGTCCTATGTGATGCTAAAGTTTCCCTTGTTATCTTAGGGAGCTCCGGAAAGATGCATGAATACTGCAGCCCTTCAACTTC GCTGGTCGATCTgttggaggattaccataagcaGTCTGGGAAGATCAGGTTGTGGGATGCGAAGCATGAG AACCTCAGCAATGAAATtgatagaatcaagaaagagaacGACAACATGCAGATTGAGCTGAG GCACTTGAAGGGGGAGGATATCTCATCAATGAACGACGCCAAAGAGCTCGTGCTCCTGGAGGAAGCCcttgaaaatggtctttccagTATCCGCGAGAGGAAG ATGGACTTCTTGAAGATGGCTAAGAAAAAT GAGAAGATTTTGGAAGAGGAGAATAAGCACCTTAATTTGATTCTG CACCAACAGGAGATTGCCATGGGAACAATTAGCAGAGATGTGGCAGATGATTATGAGCAGCGAGTGATCAGGGACTATAATTCTCAGATGCCTTTTGCCTTCCGTGTGCAGCCAATTCAGCCTAATCTACAAGAAAGGATGTAA